A region from the Arachis ipaensis cultivar K30076 chromosome B01, Araip1.1, whole genome shotgun sequence genome encodes:
- the LOC107607848 gene encoding uncharacterized protein LOC107607848 codes for MSTHRRGRGRGRGRIDTVTPGLAGNNAVDFMAALGNMAAAMQATAEALGNQINQGNHGNNNDEDGPMTLATFLKFHPPTFRRTSNPTDVDNWIQAMERTLQAQQVPEEQWVEFGTYQLQGEAQHWWQGTRRILQPDGAVIPWEMTVAEYTSRFEELCRFSRICQGAPEDFAEWKCIKYEGGLRSDILSFVAPMDIRVFLELGRNFAPRGQDFKRGGYTPQPHLGQNNFQRFSNNNSQGRVKGKQAQTPLNDLTCRRCGKYHPNTPCRAGLCVCYYCGEAGHLSWNYPEKKKNQEAGKAQHQGRVFTMTADGAGSADTPIRGNHKLIIEISDCLA; via the exons atgtcgactcaCAGACGCGGTCGCGGCCGAGGTAGAGGTAGGATAGACACCGTTACTCCTGGCCTGGCAGGGAATAATGCAGTAGACTTCATGGCTGCCCTGGGAAATATGGCTGCGGCTATGCAGGCGACAGCCGAGgcactgggtaatcagataaaccAGGGTAATCACGGAAACAATAATGATGAGGACGGTCCCATGACACTTGCTACATTTCTGAAATTTCACCCTCCGACCTTTAGGAgaacctcaaatcccactgatgTAGACAATTGGATTCAGGCTATGGAACGGACATTGCAGGCTCAGCAGGTTCCTGAGGAGCAATGGGTTGAGTTTGGAACTTATCAGCTGCAGGGTGAGGctcagcattggtggcaggggacACGACGTATCCTGCAGCCAGATGGCGCTGTGATTCCTTGGGAG atgactgttgctgagtatacTAGCAGGTTTGAGGAGTTATGTCGCTTTTCTCGTATTTGTCAAGGTGCGCCTGAAGATTTTGCTGAGTGGAAATGTATTAAGTATGAGGGAGGTCTTCGAAGTGATATTCTGAGCTTCGTTGCACCAATGGATATCAGAGTGTTTTTGGAACTG GGAAGGAACTTCGCCCCTAGAGGACAAGATTTTAAGAGAGGCGGTTACACCCCACAACCACATTTGGGTCAGAATAACTTCCAGAGATTCAGTAATAATAACAGCCAGGGAAGAGTCAAAGGAAAGCAAGCTCAGACCCCACTGAATGATTTAACTTGTAGGAGGTGTGGAAAGTACCACCCGAATACTCCGTGCAGGGCTGGTTTATGTGTATGCTATTACTGTGGTGAAGCTGGACATTTGTCTTGGAATTAtccagaaaagaagaagaatcaagAAGCTGGAAAGGCACAACATCAGGGACGCGTGTTCACTATGACAGCGGATGGTGCTGGAAGTGCAGATACTCCGATTAGAGGTAATCACAAACTGATAATCGAAATTTCTGACTGCCTTGCATAG